Proteins from one Desmodus rotundus isolate HL8 chromosome 9, HLdesRot8A.1, whole genome shotgun sequence genomic window:
- the SPMAP2 gene encoding LOW QUALITY PROTEIN: sperm microtubule associated protein 2 (The sequence of the model RefSeq protein was modified relative to this genomic sequence to represent the inferred CDS: substituted 1 base at 1 genomic stop codon): MGDHRQSLPHRHSTSEAEGRSEGGQYDDALSLQSAGYEDLGSKDPKDQDLNNGDLGFEDQEEEIPPEEVSEEEFLEAQDPGEALPESESVLKKDKEDDVPEMSRLSITQRFPSTSTVRRRKKKRRLFELAKPKTNWQVLKDRMGCCCKGYAWISPCMRTLQFCVYWPSVYWTEKFLEDTTLTVTMPAVSRRVEELARPRRFCLEYCSNNRITPTLPIPRSTLDYRSSSRLRELAAPRIRNNIWSINMSEVSQVSRAAQLAIPSSRILQLAKPRTPATLLEEWDPVPKPKPHVSDYNRLLHLALPKVQSEKCVPDRNPRWEVLDVTKKAVASPRIISLAKPKVRKDLNEGYNRHPLACMSSPPPKASPKKCEXPMPGL; this comes from the exons ATGGGGGACCATCGGCAAAGTCTGCCGCACAGACACAGTACCTCGGAGGCCGAGGGCAGGTCAGAAGGGGGACAGTATGACGACGCCCTGAGCCTCCAGAGTGCCGGATATGAGGACCTAGGGTCCAAGGACCCCAAAGACCAGGACTTAAATAATGGGGACCTGGGGTTTGAAGACCAAGAAGAGGAAATTCCCCCTGAGGAGGTGTCCGAGGAAGAATTCCTGGAAGCCCAGGACCCAGGGGAGGCCCTCCCAGAGTCGGAGAGTGTTCTGAAGAAAGACAAGGAGGACGATGTGCCTGAGATGAG CCGGCTGTCCATCACCCAGAGGTTCCCCAGCACCTCCACggtgagaaggaggaagaagaagaggaggctTTTTGAATTGGCAAAACCCAAGACCAACTGGCAAGTCCTGAAAGACAG GATGGGGTGCTGCTGCAAGGGCTATGCCTGGATCTCCCCATGCATGAGGACCTTGCAGTTCTGTGTCTACTG GCCATCCGTGTACTGGACAGAGAAGTTTCTGGAAGACACCACTCTCACTGTTACGATGCCTG CAGTGTCCCGCCGAGTGGAGGAGCTGGCTCGACCTAGAAGATTCTGCTTGGAGTATTGCAGCAACAACAG GATTACCCCCACTCTGCCCATTCCTCGGTCTACCTTGGACTACCGATCATCCAGCCGCCTGAGGGAACTGGCCGCGCCAAGGATCCGGAATAACATCTGGAGCATAAACATGTCTGAG GTGTCCCAGGTGTCCAGGGCAGCCCAGCTTGCCATCCCCAGTTCGAGGATCCTCCAGTTGGCAAAGCCCAGGACTCCAGCCACCCTGCTGGAAGAATGGGACCCTGTGCCAAAACCCAAGCCACATGTGTCAGACTATAATCGGCTCCTTCACTTGGCCT TACCCAAGGTCCAGTCAGAGAAGTGTGTTCCTGACCGAAATCCACGCTGGGAGGTGCTGGACGTCACCAAGAAGGCGGTGGCCAGTCCCCGGATCATCTCCCTGGCCAAGCCCAAAGTGCGCAAGGACCTCAACGAGGGTTACAACC GGCATCCCCTCGCTTGTATGAGCTCGCCACCCCCAAAAGCATCACCAAAAAAGTGTGAGTGACCCATGCCTGGCCTCTAA